In the genome of Streptomyces violaceoruber, the window GCGTGTCGCGCGGTTGTTGAGCGTCACTTCTTCACACGAACGGTCTTGGTCGACCGGGTCTCGAGAGTCATCTCGTCGGCCTCCTCCACCTTCGCTTTCAGTCGCACAGTACCTGCCGCCGCGTCCACCACGTCCACCACCTTCGCAAGCAGTTTCGCCGTATCCGCGTTTCCGGAGACTCCCGCGAGCTGAACCGCGCGGCCCAGTTTGGCCGTTGCTCCGTCGATGTCTCCCGCTTTGCGTAGATCGAGCCCTTGCTGGATGGCTTGTGCCAGTTCGGCCTGCCCGGTGTAGTGGGCGACTTGGGGGTTGATCGACGTGGAGGCGGTCATGTCGTCGGTCCACACGGCCCGTACGAGACCCTGCGCGCCGAGGTTCTGGACGCTGCCTCCCCCACTCTCGGCTTCGCTCGAGCGGGAGGTGCCCCCACGCTCCGGGATGACCAGGGAGACCCGGGCGGCCAGCATCTCCTGGCCGAGGCCCGCGGCCAGTACCTCGACGCAGACGTGGTAGTCACGGGACTCGTCGCCCCAGGAACCGGTGGGGTAGTCACCGGCCCGCGGTCCCGCCTCGGTCCGGCGGGCGGTCAGCTCCTCGACGGTCGGGGCGACCTGCTTGACGAACTTCACCGTGGTGCCGAGCGGGGTCCACAGCCGCAGCGCGACGTCCGCGACCTCCTTGCCCATGGCCGTCTCCATCATGCGCGTGAAGTCGGCGGCCAGGCCCGCCGGATCGGCGACGATGTCGGCGGTGCCGAGCAGGGCGGAGGCGATCCCTGTGACTTCTTTCACCTCCCAGTCGGTGCCCACGCCCCGGGCATCGCAGGTGAAACGTCCGGCGCAGGCGTCGAGCGCGGCCCTGAGGTCCTCGGGCGACTCGTGCTCGTTGCGGCCGTCGGTGAGCAGGATGCCGTGCCGGATGGCGACGTCCGCGGTGGCCAGCAGCCGGTCGGCCAGCCGCAGCCAGGTGCCGATGGCGGTGCCGCCGCCCGCGCCGAGGCTGCGCAGCGCCTGCTTGGCCTGCGCCCGGGTGGTGGCGTCCGCGACCGCGAGCCGGCCGCCGCCCGGGTAGACCTCCTTGGCCACGTGGGTGCCGCCGACCACGGCGAAGTGCACCCCGTCGCGCAGGGTGTCGATCGCGGCGGACGTGGCGTCGCGGGCGTTGCGCATCTTGGTCGGCGGGTAGTCCATCGAGCCCGAGCAGTCGACCATCAACGCCACGGCTGCGGAGGGCCCTTGGCCGGGCGAGTACAGGTGGGGCGCGGCGACCGCGCTCCCGACCGTGCCGCCGCCGGTCGCGGTGACCGTGACGATGGCGTTGACCTCACGGCCGCCCTCGGGCAGGTACTCGTTCTGGTAGACGTCCACCGCGAACTGCGGCACGTTCGACTTCGAGAAATTGGCCATGCCGGATCGCATCCCCCTCTACGTCCCCACAGCGGTGGGGGTCTTGGCTTGCTGGCGCGGACCGCCCCCTGCGGTCCGCGAGGCCGCCCCTCCACCCGTGGCCGTGCGGGGGCCTCAGGCCGATCCTGCCCCCTGCGGCGGGGCCGGGAACGGCAGGAGGGCCACTGTTACGTTGTCGTGGCCCCCGCCGTCCAGGGCGTGACCGACCAGAACGCGGGCGGCGTGCAGCGGGCGGTCGGCGGCGTCCGGGGGCATGGCCTCGGCCATCTCCTCGGCGGACTCCGCGTAGTTCCACAGGCCGTCCGTGCAGACCACGACCACACCGGCGCGGTCCGGCTTGAAGGACGCGGTGTGCGGCTCCAGTTCGTAGGCGTCGGCGCCCAGCCAGCCGGTGATCGCGTGGGCGCGTTCGTCGGCGTAGGCCTCGGCCTCGTTCATCAGGCCGGCGGCGACCATCTGCGCGGCCCACGAGTCGTCCTCGGTGAGCCGGGCGGGCGGCGTGGCGCGGTCGGCGGGGACCCAGTAGACGCGGCTGTCGCCGACCCAGCCGACGACCAGCAGCCCGGCGGTGACCACGGCGCCGACCAGGGTGCAGGCCGGCGCGTTCTGGTGCGGGGCCTGTTCGCGGGCGGTGGCGGGCTCGTCGGCCAGCGCGTTGACGGCGTGCGAGGCGGCGAGGATGGCTTCGTGCATGGCCTGCTGCGGGTGCGTGCCGCGCGGCAGGGCGCCGAGCAGCGACTCACCGGCCGCCCGGGACGCGGCGAGCGAGGCGTCGTCGGGTCGGGTCGCCGAGGACACGCCGTCGCAGACGATCGCCACCTGGGCGCGGGCGCCGTCGGGCAGCGCGGTGCAGCCCACCGAGAACGCGTCCTCGTTGCGGTGGTGGCGCAGGCCGCGGTCGCTGACGGCGGCGATCGGGCCCGACTCCTGCTCCATGTGGTCGCGTTCGCGGGGCTGGGCGTGCCCGCAGTTCTCGCAGTAGCCGTCGTCGTCGACCCGGCCCGCGCGGCAGGCCACGCACACCTTCTCGGCCGCGGCCGGAGCGGCGGGCTGGCGGGGAACCGCGGCCGGTTCGGGAGCCGGGGCCTGTTCCGCGGTCAGCCGCGGGTCGGGCGCCTGCAAGGGGTACTCGTCGGGCTCCCCCGGCCGGTCGAACCGCACCCCGGACGCGGGCGACCCCGCCGGAGCCGCGGGTGCCGCCGCAGCCGCGGGTGTCGACGGCGGCGCGGCGGGCGGCGGCGGGGGCGGCGGCAGCGGGGAGCCGCCCGAGTCGGTGCCCGGCAGTTCGGCCGCCGCGTGCACCGGGGCGGGGTGGCCGTGGCCGTCCGAGTCCCGGGCCACGGGCCAGTCCACGCCGTCCGGCGCGGGCACCGCGCCGTTGATGGCCAGGGTCGGGCTGTCCTCGGGCCGCGCGGGCACGACGGACAGGTCGTATCCGCACGCACCGCAGAACCGGTCGCCCGACTCGAGGGGTTCCTCGCAGCTCGGGCACTTCGGCACGGCGGCCTGCTGGGGCATCTGCGACATCAACTACACCCACGTCCGGGGGCGGTAACGATTGGCACGTTCCACCAGGTCGATCCTCTCCTCGCCGCCCCGCGCCAGCCGGGCCAGCGTGCGGTACGAACGCTCCAGGCCGAAACGCAGGCCGCGTTCGTCCAGGCCGCTGCCGAGCAGCGTCCGTCCCCCGGCGGCGGGAGGGACGGAACCCCGACCTCCGGAGAGTACCCAGTCCAGCGCACAACCGAGGACCTCGGCCGACAGCTGCTCGCGCCGCGCCGGATCCAGACCGTACACGTCCAGCGCCTCGACCTGCCGCGCGGCGGCGATCAGGTCGTCCAGGAACCGCAGGTCGCCCGCGGCCGCGGTGCGCTGCCGCAGCCGCGCCCGGACGGCCGCCACGCGCGCCGCGGTGCAGTGGACGGACGACTCCGGCACCGACTCCAACGTCCGTACGGCGGCCGCCCGGTCACCCGCGGCCAGCTGCACCCGGGCCAGCCCGAACGCCGCGCTGACGTGGCTCGGGTCGGAGGACCACACCAGCCGGTAGTACTCGGCGGCGTTGTCGAGCTGCCCCAGCACCTCCGCGCACAGGCCGAGCGCCAGCTTGGGCGCGATCTCGCCGGGGAAGGCGTCGTAGATCGCGTCGAAGGCCAGCGCCGCGTCCTCGTGGGCGCCGGTCACCAGCGCGGCCAGCCCGCGGTACCAGACCACCCGCCAGTCGTCGGGGCGCTCACCCTCCAGGGCCCCCAGCGCCTCCAGGGCGCCGGACGCGTCGCCGTTCTCCAGCCGGGCCCGGATCTGCCGCAGCCGCGTCTCGGTCGACGGCGCCGGAGCGGCCGCCAGCGCGGTCAGCAGCTCCGCCGGCGCGGACGCCATCAGGCCCGCCAGGAAGCCCGCGTTGGGGTCGCCGGCGTCGACCCGGGGGACCGGCAGCGCGAGCGAGGCGGTGGGCGCGTCGGCCTCCTTGACCAGGCCGGAGGCCCCGGTGCCGAGCCAGCCGGCCGAGCCGGCCGAGCTGACCGCACCCGGCAGCGAGGCGCTCGCGCCCCCGGACGCGGCCACCGGCGTACCCGCGCCCACCGGCGGGGCGTGTGCGACGGTCCCGCCCGGAGCGCCCACGGCCGGACCGGAGCCGCCCGGCAGCGCGGGCGCGGCGCCCGCTCCGCCCGGCAGGGCCGCACCGGAGCCGCCCCGCCGTCCTCTCGCCGGGGGCACCCGGGCGCCCAGCCGCGACACCTCGCCGTCCAGGCGCGGGAACAGTTCCGTGTCCGTCACCCGTACCTCGGGCCCGAACAGCGTGGAGACGGCGGGCCTGGCCCGGCCCGTCTGGAGCGAGACCACCTCGCGCAGCACACCCGTCAACTGCTCCGCCATCTCCTGCGCGGAGGCGAACCTGCGGGCCGGATCCGGGTCGGTGGCCCGCACCAGCAGCCGGTAGAACGACTCGTACTGCCGGAAGACCTCGATGCTGTCGGGGTCCGGCAGGGAGTCCGCGTAGACGGTGGTGTAGCCCTGGAAGTCGAACGACAGCACGGCGAGGGTCCGCCCGACCGTGTACAGGTCGGACGCCACCGACGGGCCGACGTCGGCGACCTCCGGGGCCTGGTAGCCCACCGTGCCGTAGATCGCCGACTCGTCGTCGTCCATGCGGCGCACCGCGCCCATGTCTATGAGCTTGAGCTGGTCCTCGGTCTGGATGGCGTTGTCGACCTTGAAGTCGCAGTACAGCAGCTTGCGGCTGTGCAGGTGGCCGAGCGCCTCCAGCGCCTCGATGCCGTACGCGCAGGCCTGCTCGACCGGCAGCGGATCGCGCCGCCCCTGCGGGGAGCGCCGGGCGTTGGCGATCTCCTTGAGCGACTTGCCGCCGACGTACTCCATGACGATGTAGCCGTCGAGGGAACCGGTGCGCTGGTCGAGGTGCTCGACGAAGTTGTAGATCCGCACGATGTTGGCGTGCTCGATCTCGGCGAGGAAGCGGCGCTCGGAGATCGCCGCCGCCATCGCGTCCTGGTCGCCGGTGTCCAGCAGGCCCTTGAGGACCACCCAGCGGTCGGAGACCGCCTTGTCCACGGCCAGGTAGATCCAGCCGAGGCCGCCGTGCGCGAGGCAGCCCACCACCTCGTACTGGCCGTGCACCACGTCCCCGGCCTTCAGCTTGGGCACGAACGAGTACGGGTGGCCGCACTTGGTGCAGAAGCCCTCCGTGCGGCCCGGCCGCTCGCCGCGCGAGCGCCCGACCGGCGCCCCGCAGTCCGAGCGCGAGCAGAACCGCTTGCGTTCGGGCACCTCAGGGTGGTCCATCACCATCACGCGCGGGTCGGGCCGTGGCACCGCCGGTACCTCGACGAGACCGACGCCGAGGCGCCCGCGCCCGGTGGAGCCCGCGCTCGAACCGGAGCTGCGCACCGACACCGAACGCCCCGTGGAGCGGCCCGAGACCGCCCGGGAGAGCCGGCCGGACACCGAACGCCGGGACTTCGACGAGCGCGACGACTGGGACGACGTGCGCGAACTGCGGGCGCTGGAGCGGGAACCGCCGCTGCCCGACGCACCGCGTGACCCGCGCGAGCCCCCGCTCCCGCCGCCTCCGGTGACGCCGGTCGGCGTGGCGCCGAGCGCGCCGCCGGCCGCGACGACCGGCGCCAGACCGCACGTGTCGCAGTACAGCTCGCCGCCGCCCATGTCCTCGTAGGTCCCGCCGCAGCCGGGACGCTGACACGTCCGTCCTGCCTCACTCATGACGCTGCCTCCCCTTGCCGCTCGTGCGCCGGCTGCCGCCCGTGCGCCGGCCCTCGCTCTTGCGCCGGTCCTCGCTCATGAGCCGGGCCCCGTCCGGTCCACCGGCCCGCCCTGGCCGGGCACGCGCCTTGCGGTGCCGAGCAGTTCGGCCGCCGCGTGCTGGTAGCGCAGCACGGCCTGCTCGGCGACGCGCAGGTCGCAGGGCGCGCTCCACAGCATGCGGCGCGCCTTCTCGTACTTCTCCGCCAGCTCGGGGTCCTCGGCGTGGCCCAGCCGGGCCATCTTCGCCTTGTACGCGTCCAGTCGGCCGCGCAGCTCGGCACGGACCGCGAGCGGCGCGGTGACCGCCGTCAACGACTCCCGGGCCCGCAGCAGTTCGTCCTCCGCCTTCTCCTCCAGGGACTCCAGGAGCGGCGACAGCCGGTGCCACTGGGCGTGCCTGCGGTACTCGGCGGCCGCCGCCAGCTGCTCCTGGAGCACGATCGGCGGCCCGCCGACGACCGGCACCTCCGTCGCGGCGATCTTCGCCAGCACCTCGCCGCGCGCGGTGCGGGCCTCGGCCAGCGTGCGGTCCGCGCGCGAGAGCACGTCCCGCAGCCGGACGATCCGCTGCTCGGCGTCCTGGCGCACGGCCAGCACCGCGTCGATCTCACGGCGCACCTCCTCCAGGGCGCGCGCCTCCCGGTCGTACACCGTGGTGTCCGGACGGCCGCCGCCCGGTGCCGAACTGCCCCGGGCGGGCGTCCAGAAGGCCAGCGGGTCGGA includes:
- a CDS encoding PP2C family serine/threonine-protein phosphatase, whose translation is MSQMPQQAAVPKCPSCEEPLESGDRFCGACGYDLSVVPARPEDSPTLAINGAVPAPDGVDWPVARDSDGHGHPAPVHAAAELPGTDSGGSPLPPPPPPPAAPPSTPAAAAAPAAPAGSPASGVRFDRPGEPDEYPLQAPDPRLTAEQAPAPEPAAVPRQPAAPAAAEKVCVACRAGRVDDDGYCENCGHAQPRERDHMEQESGPIAAVSDRGLRHHRNEDAFSVGCTALPDGARAQVAIVCDGVSSATRPDDASLAASRAAGESLLGALPRGTHPQQAMHEAILAASHAVNALADEPATAREQAPHQNAPACTLVGAVVTAGLLVVGWVGDSRVYWVPADRATPPARLTEDDSWAAQMVAAGLMNEAEAYADERAHAITGWLGADAYELEPHTASFKPDRAGVVVVCTDGLWNYAESAEEMAEAMPPDAADRPLHAARVLVGHALDGGGHDNVTVALLPFPAPPQGAGSA
- a CDS encoding serine/threonine-protein kinase → MPRPDPRVMVMDHPEVPERKRFCSRSDCGAPVGRSRGERPGRTEGFCTKCGHPYSFVPKLKAGDVVHGQYEVVGCLAHGGLGWIYLAVDKAVSDRWVVLKGLLDTGDQDAMAAAISERRFLAEIEHANIVRIYNFVEHLDQRTGSLDGYIVMEYVGGKSLKEIANARRSPQGRRDPLPVEQACAYGIEALEALGHLHSRKLLYCDFKVDNAIQTEDQLKLIDMGAVRRMDDDESAIYGTVGYQAPEVADVGPSVASDLYTVGRTLAVLSFDFQGYTTVYADSLPDPDSIEVFRQYESFYRLLVRATDPDPARRFASAQEMAEQLTGVLREVVSLQTGRARPAVSTLFGPEVRVTDTELFPRLDGEVSRLGARVPPARGRRGGSGAALPGGAGAAPALPGGSGPAVGAPGGTVAHAPPVGAGTPVAASGGASASLPGAVSSAGSAGWLGTGASGLVKEADAPTASLALPVPRVDAGDPNAGFLAGLMASAPAELLTALAAAPAPSTETRLRQIRARLENGDASGALEALGALEGERPDDWRVVWYRGLAALVTGAHEDAALAFDAIYDAFPGEIAPKLALGLCAEVLGQLDNAAEYYRLVWSSDPSHVSAAFGLARVQLAAGDRAAAVRTLESVPESSVHCTAARVAAVRARLRQRTAAAGDLRFLDDLIAAARQVEALDVYGLDPARREQLSAEVLGCALDWVLSGGRGSVPPAAGGRTLLGSGLDERGLRFGLERSYRTLARLARGGEERIDLVERANRYRPRTWV
- a CDS encoding vWA domain-containing protein; amino-acid sequence: MANFSKSNVPQFAVDVYQNEYLPEGGREVNAIVTVTATGGGTVGSAVAAPHLYSPGQGPSAAVALMVDCSGSMDYPPTKMRNARDATSAAIDTLRDGVHFAVVGGTHVAKEVYPGGGRLAVADATTRAQAKQALRSLGAGGGTAIGTWLRLADRLLATADVAIRHGILLTDGRNEHESPEDLRAALDACAGRFTCDARGVGTDWEVKEVTGIASALLGTADIVADPAGLAADFTRMMETAMGKEVADVALRLWTPLGTTVKFVKQVAPTVEELTARRTEAGPRAGDYPTGSWGDESRDYHVCVEVLAAGLGQEMLAARVSLVIPERGGTSRSSEAESGGGSVQNLGAQGLVRAVWTDDMTASTSINPQVAHYTGQAELAQAIQQGLDLRKAGDIDGATAKLGRAVQLAGVSGNADTAKLLAKVVDVVDAAAGTVRLKAKVEEADEMTLETRSTKTVRVKK